In Triticum aestivum cultivar Chinese Spring chromosome 5B, IWGSC CS RefSeq v2.1, whole genome shotgun sequence, the following proteins share a genomic window:
- the LOC123112291 gene encoding pentatricopeptide repeat-containing protein At3g12770: protein MEARCARPSHVHQLHAHLLVSGRLLGGSPALALLLLRAACGVRASPCLRPLAHHLLDHVPHPPPHLLHAASRLAFRLRLTSLALGHYLALRAEHPAFLPPTPAIGDVLKSVPGRAAHAHALRLTDGDTRFLHNSLIAMYFSCGDAGRARRVFEGMRDCDRDVVSWTSLISGLVQNHSPLEALRLFAAMMCCDVRPDFVPVVTVLKAYMELNDLPGAKSAHSLVVKGGFDDEQDVVTTLTAMYAKFGCIMAARALFDRIPPPRVNVILWNAMISGYSKNGLASEAVYLFKQMQVFARSMSPDSVTLRSVIMACAQLGSTELAVWMEDYVRRSECREDVLVNTALIDMYAKSGSIAHARRVFEQMRVHERDVVVWSALISGYGVHGHLAEAIGLFEDMKLAGVKPNDVTFLGLLSACNHAGAVEKGWFYFHSMKPDHKIEPRHQHYACVVDLLARAGQLDRAYRFILDMPIKPEMSVWGALLHGCKMHEHSNMAMAERAAQHIFELEQSNAGHYVQLANMYASAGMWSHVAGVRVTMRERGVTKATGCSSIEVDGKMHNFHAWDHSHPRAAEIFALLCLLSQSPTGHEMGHASC from the coding sequence atggaggcgcggtgcgCGCGGCCGTCGCACGTCCACCAGCTCCACGCTCACCTCCTGGtctccggccgcctcctcggcGGCTCGCCGGCGCTTGCGCTCCTGCTTTTGCGCGCTGCCTGCGGCGTCCGTGCGTCCCCGTGCCTCCGTCCCCTCGCCCACCACCTGCTCGACCACGTTCCCCACCCGCCCCCGCACCTTCTCCACGCCGCCTCCCGCCTTGCGTTCCGCCTCCGCCTGACCTCCCTAGCGCTCGGCCACTACCTCGCTCTCCGCGCGGAGCACCCGGCTTTCCTCCCGCCCACCCCTGCCATTGGCGATGTGCTCAAGTCTGTCCCTGGCCGCGCAGCCCATGCCCATGCGTTACGTCTCACTGACGGAGACACGCGATTCCTGCACAATTCACTCATCGCCATGTACTTTTCCTGCGGGGATGCCGGCCGTGCTCGTCGTGTGTTCGAGGGAATGCGTGACTGCGACAGGGACGTTGTCTCCTGGACCTCTCTCATCTCCGGGCTCGTGCAAAATCACAGTCCCTTGGAAGCGTTACGGCTGTTTGCAGCGATGATGTGCTGTGATGTCCGTCCTGATTTTGTGCCGGTTGTCACAGTCCTCAAGGCGTACATGGAGCTCAATGACTTGCCAGGTGCCAAATCAGCTCATTCCTTGGTAGTCAAGGGTGGCTTTGATGATGAACAAGATGTTGTGACCACACTGACGGCCATGTATGCCAAGTTTGGCTGCATCATGGCTGCAAGGGCACTCTTCGACAGGATCCCGCCCCCACGGGTGAATGTGATCCTGTGGAATGCCATGATATCGGGTTACTCCAAGAACGGGCTTGCCAGCGAGGCAGTGTATTTGTTCAAGCAGATGCAGGTGTTTGCAAGGAGCATGAGCCCTGATTCTGTCACGTTGCGGTCGGTGATCATGGCCTGTGCTCAGCTCGGCTCCACCGAGCTCGCAGTATGGATGGAGGATTATGTACGCCGTAGTGAGTGCAGGGAGGATGTTCTCGTGAACACAGCGTTGATTGACATGTATGCCAAGTCAGGGAGCATTGCCCATGCGCGCAGAGTCTTTGAACAGATGCGTGTGCATGAGCGGGATGTGGTAGTCTGGAGTGCATTGATCTCAGGTTACGGGGTGCACGGCCATCTTGCTGAGGCCATAGGCCTGTTTGAGGACATGAAGCTCGCAGGGGTGAAACCGAATGATGTGACTTTCTTGGGGCTTTTGTCAGCGTGCAACCATGCGGGCGCTGTGGAGAAAGGGTGGTTCTACTTTCATTCCATGAAACCTGACCACAAGATCGAGCCTCGGCACCAACACTATGCTTGTGTGGTCGACCTGCTTGCTCGTGCTGGTCAGCTTGACAGAGCATATCGATTTATACTTGACATGCCCATCAAACCAGAGATGAGTGTATGGGGTGCCTTACTTCACGGTTGCAAGATGCACGAGCACTCAAACATGGCCATGGCTGAGAGGGCAGCACAGCACATCTTTGAGTTGGAGCAGTCCAACGCGGGGCATTATGTGCAGCTGGCAAACATGTATGCGTCTGCAGGGATGTGGAGCCATGTTGCTGGTGTACGGGTCACCATGAGAGAGAGGGGTGTCACCAAAGCAACTGGATGCAGCTCCATCGAGGTCGATGGAAAGATGCACAACTTCCATGCCTGGGATCACTCGCATCCAAGGGCCGCTGAGATTTTCGCCTTACTCTGCCTTCTTTCTCAAAGTCCAACTGGCCATGAAATGGGGCATGCCAGCTGTTGA
- the LOC123112292 gene encoding transcription factor BIM2, whose product MGIQGNKGTHDFLSLYAPAAAAAAKDSSLQLHDSKPPAASQGFFLKTHDFLQPLEKPAASAPSGADRQQQQPQTTKHALPGGIGTFSVTRQAPGAAGPQSAAAAAVVVVKPEPPPFVLWGQPTASQPPRAQGHHHQWTLPFAGAGQAATASRKHPAERKRRGGGGFMDSGSRSSGGAGFDDDDGLAARREVSSSLQELAVRVDAKGGSCSGSGTDQLPNTPKSKHSATEQRRRSKINDRFQILRDLLPHTDQKRDKATFLLEVIEYIRFLQEKAQKYEASFPEWNQENAKLLPWSNMYFRSSWKNAQSKGQIAEDASPDPSQFIRNGASPGFNITGKLDDNHTAVASAAISGAPDQAETDHMASVSCRSADTPTNIMNNVSPQSQPQWANPSGVDDCAVNSDVLNNQQLMIDEGTISVSSQYSQELLNTLAHALQSSGIDLSQANISVQINLGKRAVKRPTAGQSSSFKEHIDLAPTNEMMGHQQTMLGNAAEELPHAAKRYKPGNT is encoded by the exons ATGGGCATCCAAG GGAACAAGGGGACGCACGACTTCCTCTCGCTCtacgcccccgccgccgcggccgccgccaaggACTCCTCTCTCCAGCTCCACGACTCGAAGCCTCCCGCCGCCTCCCAAG GTTTCTTTTTGAAGACGCACGACTTCCTGCAGCCGCTGGAGAAGCCGGCGGCGTCGGCACCGTCCGGCGCGGacaggcagcagcagcagccgcagacGACGAAGCACGCGCTGCCGGGCGGCATCGGCACGTTCAGCGTCACCCGGCAGGCGCCCGGAGCCGCCGGACCAcagtcggccgccgccgccgcggtggtggtggtgaagcccgagccgccgccgttcgTGCTCTGGGGCCAGCCCACGGCGTCACAACCACCGAGAGCACAAG GGCACCACCACCAGTGGACGCTCCCCTTCGCCGGCGCCGGGCAGGCGGCCACCGCGTCCAGGAAGCACCCGGCGGAGAggaagcggcgcggcggcggcgggttcaTGGACTCTGGCTCCAGATCCAGCGGCGGCGCCGGcttcgacgacgacgacggccTCGCCGCGCGCCGCGAGGTCTCCTCCTCGCTGCAAG AATTAGCTGTGAGGGTGGATGCCAAGGGCGGGAGCTGCAGTGGCAGCGGCACGGATCAGCTGCCAAACACACCAAAGTCAAAGCATTCTGCAACTGAGCAGCGCCGCCGTAGCAAGATCAATGACAG GTTTCAGATACTTAGGGATCTTTTACCACACACTGATCAAAAGAGAGACAAGGCAACATTTCTCTTAGAG GTTATTGAATATATACGATTTTTGCAAGAGAAAGCACAGAAGTACGAGGCTTCATTTCCAGAGTGGAACCAAGAAAATGCAAAGTTGCTCCCATGG TCAAACATGTATTTTCGATCATCTTGGAAAAATGCACAG AGTAAAGGGCAAATCGCAGAAGATGCCTCGCCTGACCCTTCACAATTCATCAGAAATGGGGCCTCCCCTGGATTCAATATCACAGGCAAGCTTGATGATAACCACACCGCGGTAGCATCTGCAGCTATCTCAGGGGCACCGGATCAGGCAGAAACCGACCACATGGCTAGTGTGTCCTGTAGATCGGCGGACACTCCAACAAATATTATGA ATAATGTTTCGCCACAGTCTCAACCACAATGGGCAAATCCATCTGGTGTGGATGATTGCGCGGTGAACAGTGACGTGTTAAATAACCAACAATTGATGATTGATGAAGGAACAATCAGCGTGTCAAGCCAATATTCCCAAGA GCTACTTAATACGTTGGCTCATGCTCTTCAAAGCTCGGGTATAGATTTGTCCCAAGCCAACATATCTGTCCAGATCAACCTGGGCAAGCGGGCTGTCAAAAGACCTACTGCTGGACAATCCTCCAGTTTTAAG GAGCACATCGATCTAGCCCCGACGAACGAAATGATGGGCCATCAGCAGACGATGCTGGGCAACGCCGCCGAAGAGCTACCGCACGCAGCGAAGCGGTACAAGCCGGGCAACACCTGA